A stretch of the Oncorhynchus clarkii lewisi isolate Uvic-CL-2024 chromosome 9, UVic_Ocla_1.0, whole genome shotgun sequence genome encodes the following:
- the LOC139416782 gene encoding heterogeneous nuclear ribonucleoprotein A1-like isoform X1: protein MSKEAPREPEQLRKLFIGGLSFETTDESLRAHFEQWGSLTDCVVMRDPANKRSRGFGFVTYAGVNEVDAAMEARPHKVDGRLVEPKRAVSREDSSRPGAHVTVKKIFVGGIKEDTEDSHLRDYFEQFGKIEVIDIMTDRNSGKKRGFAFVTFDDHDAVDRIVIQKYHTLNGHNCEVRKALSRQEMQTTGMGMRGGRGGGGGGGNYGRGGGYGGDADSSVSGGRGGGYGGGDGGYNNGYGGGDGGYGGGPGGYGGGGGNRGYGGGQGGYGGGQGGGYGGGNGYNDYNNGNGNGGNFGGGKSMASPQEAAPVAGNFGGGGGGGGNGGGNGYNDFGSYNNQASNYGPMKGNNFGGSGGGGGSGGGSGGGSGGGRNSGPYGGGYGGSSGGGGGGGGYGGGSGGRRF, encoded by the exons ATGTCGAAAGAG GCCCCACGTGAACCCGAACAGCTCCGCAAGCTGTTCATCGGAGGTCTGAGCTTCGAAACCACGGATGAGAGTTTGCGAGCACACTTCGAACAATGGGGGTCTCTTACAGATTGTGTG GTAATGAGAGATCCAGCCAACAAGCGCTCCAGGGGGTTTGGATTTGTCACCTATGCTGGTGTGAATGAGGTTGACGCTGCCATGGAAGCACGTCCCCACAAGGTTGATGGTAGGCTCGTAGAGCCGAAGAGGGCGGTGTCCAGAGAGGACTCCAGCCGACCAGGTGCTCATGTCACagtgaaaaaaatatttgttggggGTATCAAGGAAGACACAGAAGACTCCCACCTGCGAGACTACTTTGAGCAATTTGGCAAGATTGAAGTAATTGACATTATGACTGACCGCAACAGTGGCAAGAAGAGGGGCTTTGCCTTTGTCACGTTTGATGACCATGATGCAGTGGACAGGATTGTTA TTCAGAAGTACCACACACTGAACGGTCACAATTGCGAAGTGAGGAAAGCCTTGTCCAGACAGGAGATGCAGACTACAGGAATGGGTATGAGGGGTG GCCGTGGTGGTGGCGGCGGCGGTGGCAACTATGGCAGAGGTGGGGGATACGGAG GTGATGCTGACTCGTCTGTTTCAGGAGGCAGAGGGGGTGGATATGGAGGTGGAGATGGTGGTTACAACAATGGTTATGGGGGAGGAGATG GTGGCTATGGAGGAGGACCCGGtggttatggtggtggtggtggtaaccGTGGCTACGGTGGAGGACAAGGAGGTTATGGCGGAGGACAGGGTGGGGGCTACGGTGGCGGAAATGGTTATAACGACTACAACAATGGCAATGGCAACGGCGGGAACTTTGGCGGCGGTAAGTCCATGGCTTCACCACAAGAGGCAGCACCAGTTGCTG GTAACttcggtggtggtggtggtggcggcggcAATGGTGGCGGAAATGGCTACAATGACTTTGGCAGCTACAACAACCAGGCTTCCAACTACGGCCCGATGAAGGGTAACAACTTTGGTGgcagcggtggtggtggtggcagcggCGGTGGCAGTGGCGGGGGTAGCGGCGGTGGCAGGAACAGTGGCCCATATGGTG GTGGTTATGG
- the LOC139416782 gene encoding heterogeneous nuclear ribonucleoprotein A1-like isoform X2, with amino-acid sequence MSKEAPREPEQLRKLFIGGLSFETTDESLRAHFEQWGSLTDCVVMRDPANKRSRGFGFVTYAGVNEVDAAMEARPHKVDGRLVEPKRAVSREDSSRPGAHVTVKKIFVGGIKEDTEDSHLRDYFEQFGKIEVIDIMTDRNSGKKRGFAFVTFDDHDAVDRIVIQKYHTLNGHNCEVRKALSRQEMQTTGMGRGGGGGGGNYGRGGGYGGDADSSVSGGRGGGYGGGDGGYNNGYGGGDGGYGGGPGGYGGGGGNRGYGGGQGGYGGGQGGGYGGGNGYNDYNNGNGNGGNFGGGKSMASPQEAAPVAGNFGGGGGGGGNGGGNGYNDFGSYNNQASNYGPMKGNNFGGSGGGGGSGGGSGGGSGGGRNSGPYGGGYGGSSGGGGGGGGYGGGSGGRRF; translated from the exons ATGTCGAAAGAG GCCCCACGTGAACCCGAACAGCTCCGCAAGCTGTTCATCGGAGGTCTGAGCTTCGAAACCACGGATGAGAGTTTGCGAGCACACTTCGAACAATGGGGGTCTCTTACAGATTGTGTG GTAATGAGAGATCCAGCCAACAAGCGCTCCAGGGGGTTTGGATTTGTCACCTATGCTGGTGTGAATGAGGTTGACGCTGCCATGGAAGCACGTCCCCACAAGGTTGATGGTAGGCTCGTAGAGCCGAAGAGGGCGGTGTCCAGAGAGGACTCCAGCCGACCAGGTGCTCATGTCACagtgaaaaaaatatttgttggggGTATCAAGGAAGACACAGAAGACTCCCACCTGCGAGACTACTTTGAGCAATTTGGCAAGATTGAAGTAATTGACATTATGACTGACCGCAACAGTGGCAAGAAGAGGGGCTTTGCCTTTGTCACGTTTGATGACCATGATGCAGTGGACAGGATTGTTA TTCAGAAGTACCACACACTGAACGGTCACAATTGCGAAGTGAGGAAAGCCTTGTCCAGACAGGAGATGCAGACTACAGGAATGG GCCGTGGTGGTGGCGGCGGCGGTGGCAACTATGGCAGAGGTGGGGGATACGGAG GTGATGCTGACTCGTCTGTTTCAGGAGGCAGAGGGGGTGGATATGGAGGTGGAGATGGTGGTTACAACAATGGTTATGGGGGAGGAGATG GTGGCTATGGAGGAGGACCCGGtggttatggtggtggtggtggtaaccGTGGCTACGGTGGAGGACAAGGAGGTTATGGCGGAGGACAGGGTGGGGGCTACGGTGGCGGAAATGGTTATAACGACTACAACAATGGCAATGGCAACGGCGGGAACTTTGGCGGCGGTAAGTCCATGGCTTCACCACAAGAGGCAGCACCAGTTGCTG GTAACttcggtggtggtggtggtggcggcggcAATGGTGGCGGAAATGGCTACAATGACTTTGGCAGCTACAACAACCAGGCTTCCAACTACGGCCCGATGAAGGGTAACAACTTTGGTGgcagcggtggtggtggtggcagcggCGGTGGCAGTGGCGGGGGTAGCGGCGGTGGCAGGAACAGTGGCCCATATGGTG GTGGTTATGG
- the LOC139416808 gene encoding chromobox protein homolog 5-like, whose protein sequence is MGKKTRENDDGASGSSSEEEEFIVEKVLDRRTVKGRVEFFLKWKGYSEKHNTWEPEKNLGCPELIAGFMKTYKKPSSSGATPSSGGSKSSAGSSGRSKEGSSKRRNSDDDDDEEGSSNKPKRKKEDDVLIARGFERGLVPEKIIGATDSCGDLMFLMKWKDSDEADLVLAKEANHKCPQIVIAFYEERLTWHEDGDKKEKGAVSM, encoded by the exons ATGGGAAAGAAGACTCGTGAAAATGATGATGGTGCCTCAGGCTCATCTTCAGAAGAGGAAGAATTCATTGTTGAGAAGGTGCTGGACAGGAGGACGGTGAAGGGCCGAGTTGAATTCTTCCTGAAGTGGAAAGGTTATTCAGA AAAGCACAACACATGGGAGCCAGAGAAGAATCTTGGCTGCCCCGAGCTCATTGCTGGGTTCATGAAGACCTACAAGAAGCCTAGCAGTAGTGGTGCAACCCCCAGCAGTGGAGGATCCAAGTCCAGCGCGGGATCATCAGGCCGTAGCAAGGAAGGCAGCAGCAAGAGGAGGAActctgatgatgatgacgatgaggaGGGGAGCAGCAACAAGCCCAAGCGGAAAAAAGAG GATGATGTCCTGATTGCGAGAGGCTTTGAGAGGGGTCTGGTACCGGAGAAGATTATTGGAGCCACAGACTCCTGTGGAGATCTCATGTTCCTCATGAAGTG GAAGGACTCTGACGAGGCAGATCTGGTGCTAGCCAAGGAGGCCAATCACAAGTGCCCGCAGATCGTCATAGCCTTCTATGAGGAGCGCCTCACCTGGCACGAAGATGGGGACAAGAAAGAGAAGGGTGCTGTAAGCATGTGA